The Neodiprion virginianus isolate iyNeoVirg1 chromosome 5, iyNeoVirg1.1, whole genome shotgun sequence genome contains a region encoding:
- the LOC124304318 gene encoding uncharacterized protein LOC124304318 encodes MIFSVKCFFLCFVAFVVLPTYGRSGAFLTAPLPAYARGLAAYDVTETNRRAEILQRLDEDEGNDVDDGDDDNDDSILKNTVNGRTVEQRGSSIYVIEFESETDDVKDALANNTTESVQATSNNPLDPWSIVWYIGSFGGLVAFFLVVSCSEWCCRRGARPMGITYTQPGEPDTTSSGVQDAPPPPYHLFAPPPYDSIYYGGITDKTSGEKLDIFVIAVPQVHGAPPRQTDT; translated from the exons ATGATTTTCTCGGTCAAGTGTTTCTTCTTATGTTTCGTGGCGTTTGTTGTTTTACCGACGTATGGACGGAGCGGAGCTTTTCTCACAGCACCGTTACCAG CTTACGCACGAGGATTGGCGGCTTATGACGTCACTGAGACCAATCGGCGAGCGGAGATTCTCCAGCGTCTCGACGAAGACGAAGGCAACGACGTCGACGACGgcgacgacgacaacgacgactCAATTCTGAAAAACACGGTCAACGGGCGAACCGTCGAGCAACGTGGAAGTTCCATTTACGTTATAGAGTTCGAATCTGAAACCGACGATGTCAAAGATGCGTTGGCGAACAACACAACTG aGAGCGTCCAGGCAACGAGCAACAACCCTCTGGATCCCTGGTCGATCGTCTGGTACATCGGATCCTTCGGAGGCCTCGTGGCGTTCTTCCTCGTCGTTAGCTGTTCGGAATGGTGTTGTCGCCGCGGGGCCCGCCCGATGGGCATCACGTACACCCAGCCCGGTGAACCGGACACCACGTCCTCCGGGGTCCAAGACGCGCCTCCCCCGCCTTATCACCTCTTCGCACCGCCGCCGTACGACTCGATATATTACGGCGGTATCACGGATAAGACCTCGGGCGAGAAATTGGACATATTCGTGATCGCGGTGCCGCAGGTTCACGGGGCACCGCCGAGGCAAACGGACACTTAG